In the genome of Gallaecimonas xiamenensis 3-C-1, one region contains:
- a CDS encoding phospholipase A encodes MTKACLFALFLPLGALAAENTTEVPEKPPVQEAEIAVEPPVPQSIEERAKADSGLVEQRVNREKSTTENPFVITPHQPNYLLPAYYNSNIDASSYAGELAEGEKLDSMEVKFQVSLKFPLAMNLFGGNNSLWVAYTQQSFWQAYNSGLSSPFRETNYEPEAFMAFDVSDDWFGIKPKFVTLGVVHQSNGRSDPYSRSWNRIYANFVFETDNAVFQIKPWYRIHESREDDNNPNIERYLGYGEFTGVYVMGDYSLDFMLRNNLRSDNKGAMQLGFTFPLWGKLRGYVQYFNGYGESLIDYNHTTQSIGLGIMLTNWL; translated from the coding sequence ATGACCAAAGCCTGTCTTTTCGCCCTGTTTCTGCCCTTGGGGGCTTTAGCCGCCGAAAATACCACCGAAGTCCCCGAAAAACCGCCGGTCCAGGAAGCCGAAATTGCCGTGGAACCGCCGGTGCCCCAGAGCATAGAAGAAAGGGCCAAAGCCGACAGCGGCCTGGTAGAACAACGGGTTAACCGGGAAAAGTCGACCACGGAGAACCCCTTCGTGATCACCCCCCACCAACCCAACTACCTGTTGCCGGCCTATTACAACAGCAATATCGACGCCAGCTCCTATGCCGGTGAACTGGCCGAGGGCGAAAAGCTCGACAGCATGGAAGTAAAATTCCAGGTCAGCCTGAAGTTCCCCCTGGCCATGAACCTGTTCGGCGGCAACAACAGCCTGTGGGTGGCCTATACCCAGCAGTCCTTCTGGCAGGCCTACAACTCCGGGTTGTCCTCCCCCTTTCGGGAGACCAACTACGAGCCTGAAGCCTTTATGGCCTTTGATGTCAGTGACGACTGGTTTGGCATCAAACCTAAATTCGTGACCCTGGGTGTGGTGCACCAGTCCAACGGCCGCTCCGACCCTTATTCAAGGTCCTGGAACCGCATCTACGCCAACTTCGTGTTCGAAACCGACAACGCCGTGTTCCAGATCAAGCCCTGGTACCGCATCCACGAGAGCCGCGAAGACGACAACAACCCCAATATCGAGCGCTACCTGGGTTACGGCGAGTTCACCGGTGTCTATGTGATGGGGGATTACAGCCTCGATTTCATGCTGCGTAACAACCTGCGCAGTGACAACAAAGGCGCCATGCAGCTGGGCTTTACCTTCCCGCTCTGGGGCAAATTGCGGGGCTATGTGCAGTACTTCAACGGCTATGGGGAGTCGCTCATCGACTATAACCATACCACTCAAAGCATCGGCCTCGGCATCATGCTGACCAACTGGCTCTGA
- a CDS encoding AsmA family protein — MKAGKILAILVGLVVLVIGALIAFILTIDPNSYKGEIQKAVADNTGRELRLDGDLSWTFFPSVGLAIEKAALSEPDGFAKGTTAEIGQAKVSVKLLPLLSGSAEVDGLSLANVVVNLKPADPAKAQEPQTPQPGQAAGAPDLSALQKVNLGSISLTNIQVNLLDAKGATSQQLVLDEATLDGFAPGSASSLHARFHTLGAQQLVATLDAQLQFNDQLTQLGLPRLAATAKLSGEGLAKPVELSFATQGQVDLNAATADLQSLQLDLANMVVKGKASAKALFTDPAASGSLSIEKTDLRGLTERLGIALPQRADNSTLSDFALGFDWQYGEQQASLTNLKGNLDQTQLSGNAKVNLKGAVPDLALTLALDKFDADRYLPPASDKPAAKGQSQADTAAEIEPDLSALRGFKAKANLSLGWLKLSHLVMENLQIKASNDRGQLALAPFSAELYQGKVKLDAQVDARKQPARLAVQKDVSGVQIEPLLKDFMQSDKPLLAGTTSAKANITAIGLTPTSLTESLNGSADFQFRDGAVYGVNIAHELRKAGAILKGQSAPDDDTKKTDFAELSGSATFKDGLMHNPDLLLSSPLLRVTGAGDIDLPKKTLDYAVAAKVVSTLKGQDGKTMDELKGITLPIKITGAFDDPKVRPDMDALLKGKAQEKIDEQKDKLKDKLGEKLGDLFKKKTGN; from the coding sequence ATGAAAGCAGGCAAGATCCTGGCGATATTGGTGGGTCTGGTGGTATTGGTCATAGGCGCCCTGATCGCCTTTATCCTCACCATCGACCCCAACAGCTACAAAGGCGAGATCCAGAAGGCCGTCGCCGACAACACCGGTCGTGAGCTGCGCCTGGACGGCGATCTGTCCTGGACCTTCTTCCCCTCAGTGGGCCTGGCCATCGAAAAGGCCGCCCTGTCCGAGCCCGACGGTTTTGCCAAAGGCACCACAGCCGAGATTGGCCAAGCCAAGGTGTCGGTCAAACTGCTGCCGCTGCTGTCGGGCAGCGCCGAAGTGGACGGCCTGAGCCTGGCCAATGTGGTGGTTAACCTCAAGCCAGCCGACCCGGCCAAGGCCCAGGAGCCCCAAACGCCCCAACCCGGCCAAGCCGCCGGCGCCCCTGACTTGAGCGCCCTGCAAAAGGTCAACCTGGGCAGCATCAGTTTGACCAATATCCAGGTCAACCTGCTGGACGCCAAAGGGGCCACCAGCCAGCAACTGGTGCTGGACGAAGCCACCCTGGACGGCTTTGCCCCCGGCAGCGCCTCTAGCCTCCATGCCCGCTTCCACACCCTGGGTGCCCAGCAACTGGTGGCCACTTTGGATGCCCAGTTGCAGTTCAATGACCAGCTGACCCAGCTTGGCCTGCCGCGCCTGGCAGCCACCGCCAAACTGAGCGGCGAGGGCCTGGCCAAGCCGGTGGAGCTGTCCTTTGCCACCCAGGGCCAAGTGGATCTCAACGCCGCCACCGCCGACCTGCAAAGCCTGCAACTGGATTTGGCCAACATGGTTGTCAAGGGTAAGGCCAGCGCCAAGGCGCTCTTTACCGACCCCGCCGCCAGCGGCAGCCTGAGCATTGAAAAGACCGACCTGCGCGGCCTGACCGAACGCCTGGGCATCGCCCTGCCCCAGCGGGCCGACAACAGCACCCTGTCGGATTTCGCCCTGGGCTTTGACTGGCAATACGGCGAGCAACAGGCCAGCCTGACCAACCTCAAAGGCAACCTGGACCAGACCCAGCTGAGCGGCAACGCCAAGGTCAACCTCAAAGGGGCGGTGCCGGACCTGGCCCTGACCCTGGCCCTGGACAAGTTCGACGCCGACCGCTACCTGCCCCCGGCCAGCGACAAGCCCGCCGCCAAAGGCCAGAGCCAAGCCGACACGGCAGCGGAAATCGAGCCGGATCTGTCTGCCCTGCGCGGCTTTAAGGCCAAGGCCAACCTCAGCCTGGGCTGGCTGAAGCTGAGCCACCTGGTGATGGAAAACCTGCAAATCAAGGCCAGTAACGACAGGGGCCAACTGGCCCTGGCACCGTTCAGCGCCGAGCTCTACCAGGGCAAAGTGAAGCTGGACGCACAAGTCGACGCCCGCAAACAGCCGGCAAGGCTGGCGGTGCAAAAAGACGTGTCCGGCGTGCAAATCGAGCCGCTGCTCAAGGACTTCATGCAGTCCGACAAGCCGCTGCTGGCCGGTACTACCTCGGCCAAGGCCAACATCACCGCCATCGGCCTGACCCCTACCAGCCTCACCGAGAGCCTTAACGGCAGCGCCGACTTCCAGTTCCGCGACGGTGCCGTGTACGGGGTCAACATCGCCCATGAGCTGCGTAAGGCCGGTGCTATCCTCAAGGGCCAGAGCGCCCCGGATGACGATACCAAGAAGACCGACTTTGCCGAGCTGTCCGGTTCGGCCACCTTCAAAGACGGCCTGATGCACAACCCGGATCTGCTGTTGTCCTCGCCGCTGCTGCGGGTGACCGGCGCCGGTGACATCGACCTGCCCAAAAAGACCCTGGACTACGCCGTTGCCGCCAAGGTAGTGAGCACCCTCAAGGGCCAGGACGGCAAGACCATGGACGAGCTCAAGGGCATTACCCTGCCCATCAAGATCACCGGCGCCTTCGACGATCCCAAGGTGCGCCCCGACATGGACGCCCTGCTCAAGGGCAAGGCCCAGGAGAAGATCGACGAGCAAAAGGACAAGCTCAAGGACAAGCTGGGGGAAAAACTCGGCGACCTGTTCAAGAAAAAGACCGGTAACTGA
- a CDS encoding S46 family peptidase produces the protein MKRTLFAASALLLSGSLAQANEGQWQPAQLAKLGDQLQEVGISLSAEQLANPLAFPLNAVTSLGYCSGAFISPDGLIITNHHCGYGMVQHNSSADNNLIDKGFIAKARSEELPGGPQERIYITRAIDDVTQEVLAQVGDKTGKARFNAIEDATKTLIKACESDAFTRCQVRSFHGGLSYQRITQTMFKDVRLVYAPPAAIGKFGGDVDNFEWPRHTGDFTLLRVYVDNNGQPAEYSPDNRPFNAKHFLHINGNGIREGDGILLAGYPGSTSRYRLASEVTYAKDWLYPTQAADYRQTLAIIDQQSQGHPDWAVAYASTVASANNRLKKLEGLMDGFKHTDIAAIKARKEAELPSQARLQTLEAALTKAQPQWQRQWYQQQARRSALLDTAIALYRNALERQKPDSERKAGFQDRDQAMLAGAVKRLDSRFVPQVDQAIWQAKLTAYLASRYRDPALDALLPIKDGKADLASLYQHSTLVDNQARLALLTAAPATFEQSQDPLLKLAVALLPRVLADEAEEEQTDGQLSSLRPAYMEDIIAFNEARGLPVYPDANGTLRVTYGSVDGYTPRDAVRYRPFTSVDGILEKEGEGDFAVPAPLKAAIQARRFGDYEKDSLSPIPKWYCGLVPCQDPEPFNSVPVAFLSSADTTGGNSGSPVMDGQGRLVGLNFDSTYESITKDWYFNPEITRAIHVDIRYVLWLLESVYPAPNLLDEMVIEKE, from the coding sequence ATGAAACGCACCCTTTTCGCCGCGTCAGCCCTGCTGCTGAGCGGCTCCCTGGCCCAGGCCAACGAAGGCCAGTGGCAACCGGCGCAACTGGCCAAGCTGGGCGACCAGCTGCAAGAGGTTGGTATCAGCCTGAGCGCCGAGCAGCTGGCCAATCCCCTGGCCTTCCCCCTCAATGCGGTCACCTCCCTGGGCTATTGCTCCGGGGCCTTTATCTCCCCGGACGGCCTGATCATCACCAACCACCACTGTGGTTACGGCATGGTCCAGCACAACTCCAGCGCCGACAATAACCTCATCGACAAGGGCTTTATCGCCAAGGCCCGTTCGGAAGAGCTGCCCGGCGGCCCCCAGGAGCGCATCTACATTACCCGCGCTATCGATGACGTGACCCAAGAGGTGCTGGCCCAGGTTGGCGACAAGACCGGCAAGGCCCGCTTCAATGCCATCGAAGACGCCACCAAGACCCTGATCAAGGCCTGCGAAAGCGACGCCTTTACCCGCTGCCAGGTGCGCAGCTTCCACGGCGGCCTCTCCTACCAGCGCATCACCCAGACCATGTTCAAGGACGTGCGCCTGGTCTATGCCCCGCCCGCCGCCATCGGCAAGTTCGGCGGCGACGTGGACAACTTCGAATGGCCCCGTCACACCGGCGACTTCACCCTGCTGCGGGTCTACGTGGACAACAACGGCCAACCGGCCGAGTACAGCCCGGACAACCGCCCCTTTAACGCCAAGCATTTCCTGCACATCAACGGCAACGGCATCCGCGAAGGGGACGGCATCCTCTTGGCCGGCTACCCCGGCTCCACCTCCCGCTACCGCCTGGCCTCGGAAGTGACCTACGCCAAAGACTGGCTCTACCCCACCCAGGCCGCCGATTACCGCCAGACCCTGGCCATCATCGACCAGCAAAGCCAGGGCCACCCGGACTGGGCCGTGGCCTACGCCAGTACCGTGGCCAGTGCCAACAACCGCCTGAAAAAGCTTGAAGGCCTGATGGACGGCTTCAAGCACACCGACATCGCCGCCATCAAGGCCCGCAAGGAAGCCGAGCTGCCCAGCCAGGCCCGCCTGCAAACCCTGGAGGCCGCCCTGACCAAGGCCCAGCCCCAATGGCAGCGCCAGTGGTATCAGCAGCAGGCGCGCCGCTCTGCCCTGCTGGACACCGCCATTGCCCTGTACCGCAATGCCCTGGAACGGCAAAAGCCCGACAGCGAGCGTAAGGCCGGATTTCAAGACCGTGATCAGGCCATGTTGGCCGGGGCCGTCAAACGCCTGGACAGCCGTTTTGTACCGCAAGTGGACCAGGCCATCTGGCAGGCCAAGCTGACCGCCTACCTGGCCAGCCGCTACCGTGACCCGGCCCTGGACGCCCTGCTGCCCATCAAGGATGGCAAAGCCGACCTGGCCAGCCTTTATCAACACAGCACCCTGGTGGACAACCAGGCCCGCCTGGCCCTGTTGACTGCGGCCCCGGCCACCTTCGAACAAAGCCAGGATCCCCTGCTGAAACTGGCGGTGGCCCTGCTGCCCAGGGTGCTTGCCGACGAAGCCGAGGAAGAACAGACCGACGGCCAGCTGTCCAGCCTGCGCCCGGCCTACATGGAAGACATCATCGCCTTTAACGAGGCCCGTGGCCTGCCGGTCTACCCCGACGCCAACGGCACCTTGCGGGTGACCTACGGCAGTGTTGACGGCTACACCCCAAGGGATGCGGTGCGCTACCGCCCCTTCACCTCGGTGGACGGTATCCTCGAGAAGGAAGGGGAAGGTGACTTCGCGGTGCCGGCTCCCCTCAAGGCGGCCATCCAGGCCCGCCGCTTCGGCGACTATGAGAAAGACAGCCTGTCCCCCATTCCCAAGTGGTATTGCGGCCTGGTGCCCTGCCAGGACCCGGAGCCCTTTAACTCGGTGCCGGTGGCTTTCCTGTCCAGCGCCGACACCACAGGGGGTAATTCCGGGTCACCGGTGATGGACGGCCAAGGCCGCCTGGTGGGCCTGAACTTCGATTCCACCTATGAATCCATCACCAAAGACTGGTACTTCAACCCCGAAATCACCCGCGCCATCCACGTGGATATCCGCTACGTGCTATGGCTGCTGGAGTCCGTCTATCCGGCCCCCAACCTTTTGGACGAAATGGTCATCGAGAAAGAATAA
- a CDS encoding DnaB-like helicase N-terminal domain-containing protein, which translates to MAEKRKAYQKDGDSKVAALKVPPHSLEAEQSVLGGLLLDNQAWDRVAEAVVEQDFYSRAHRLIFKAMTQLMAQNKPLDLITVSEQMESDKCL; encoded by the coding sequence ATGGCGGAAAAGCGCAAAGCCTACCAGAAAGACGGTGACAGCAAAGTCGCCGCGCTGAAGGTACCCCCTCATTCCCTGGAAGCCGAGCAGAGTGTGCTGGGCGGCCTGCTGCTGGACAACCAGGCCTGGGACCGGGTGGCTGAGGCCGTGGTGGAGCAGGATTTCTACTCCCGTGCCCACCGGCTTATCTTCAAGGCCATGACGCAGCTGATGGCGCAAAACAAGCCGCTGGATCTGATCACCGTCTCCGAGCAGATGGAGAGTGACAAGTGCCTG